Genomic segment of Geminocystis herdmanii PCC 6308:
GAATTAGAAAAATTCTTAGCAAAAGAAGCGGAAACCAAACAACCTGTAGCATAATAACTTGTAGGGTGGGCATTGCCCACCTTTATTTTTTGATATAAATTAATTTTTGAAAAAATAGGCTGTTTTGATTCTTTATCATACCACTTTTCCTTTAGCGACGGCGGAAGATCGAGTACTTATACTTACTTTATCGCCGCCGCATTAACTAATTCATCGGCTACTCGTATAGAATAAGGTTTAATTATCCACCAGATAAAAGGAGAAAGCCACCCCCTTAAGGTGATGGAATAAGAAATATAACTACCGCAAAGAGTTGATTCGATTTGATAAGTAATTCTTTGCTCAATCCCCGGTATTGCCAATAAACGAATACTCAATAATTCTCTTGGCTTGACATTTTCTACAAAAATCCGAATGGGAATAGGAGTTAAACGGGTGACGGCTTGAAAAATTAACCCCGGTTTGGGAATTAAACCTTTGGGTAAATCCGTTTGAGAAAAAAGAGGATGCCATGACATATCGGCTAAGTTGATTAATTTTCGCCATACTATATCCACTGGTACGTTACTTACGACTCGATAGGTTTTATAAAGAGAAAACTGACATAATAATTTACCTCCTCCTGCCAATAATTTAAACGAAAAACTTAAAATCATGATTAAAATTTAAAAATTAGGAATTACGAATGAGAGATTAGGAATTAATAATTTTTTTCCTAGGAAACGATCGAACAATGTTAGTTGTAT
This window contains:
- a CDS encoding SRPBCC family protein: MILSFSFKLLAGGGKLLCQFSLYKTYRVVSNVPVDIVWRKLINLADMSWHPLFSQTDLPKGLIPKPGLIFQAVTRLTPIPIRIFVENVKPRELLSIRLLAIPGIEQRITYQIESTLCGSYISYSITLRGWLSPFIWWIIKPYSIRVADELVNAAAIK